A window from Strix uralensis isolate ZFMK-TIS-50842 chromosome 15, bStrUra1, whole genome shotgun sequence encodes these proteins:
- the PHLDA2 gene encoding pleckstrin homology-like domain family A member 2: MKMQAEVIREGELEKRSDSLFQLWKKKLVVLTKDSLSLFPDGHKRAKGKELGFGSILKVDCVERTGKYIYFTIVTKDRKEIDFRCPDQSCWNASITMALIDFQNKRAIQDFKSRQEMEQAAGAQERRLARAP, translated from the coding sequence ATGAAGATGCAAGCCGAGGTGATCCGCGAGGGCGAGCTGGAGAAGCGGAGCGACAGCCTTTTCCAGCTGTGGAAGAAGAAGCTGGTGGTGCTGACCAAGGACAGCCTCAGCCTCTTCCCCGACGGGCACAAGCGGGCCAAGGGCAAGGAGCTGGGCTTCGGCTCCATCCTCAAGGTGGACTGCGTGGAGCGCACGGGCAAGTACATCTACTTCACCATCGTCACCAAGGACCGCAAGGAGATTGACTTTCGGTGCCCGGACCAGAGCTGCTGGAACGCCTCCATCACCATGGCCCTCATCGACTTCCAGAACAAGCGGGCCATCCAGGACTTCAAGAGCCGGCAGGAGATGGAGCAGGCGGCGGGCGCCCAGGAGCGGCGGCTGGCCCGGGCGCCctga